A single window of Senegalia massiliensis DNA harbors:
- the atpD gene encoding F0F1 ATP synthase subunit beta — MAESNIGNIVQIIGPVVDIRFDEENLPNLLNAIKIKGKDGEEITVEVSQHIGDDIVRCISMDSTDGFVRGMEAVDTGAPISVPVGDNTLGRMFNVTGDAIDGKENVTTGPTSPIHREAPPFEEQQTSTEIFETGIKVVDLICPYSKGGKVGLFGGAGVGKTVLIQELINNIATEHGGLSVFAGVGERTREGNDLYYEMKDSGVLDKTSLVFGQMNEPPGARMRVGLTGLTMAEHFRDEAGQDVLLFIDNIFRFTQAGSEVSALLGRMPSAVGYQPTLATEMGRLQERITSTKKGSITSIQAVYVPADDLTDPAPATTFAHLDATTTLSRSISELGIYPAVDPLDSNSRILDPQIVGEEHYNTARRVQEILQKYKELQDIIAILGMDELSEEDKITVARARRIQRFLSQPFTVAEQFTGINGEYVPLKETIRGFNEILEGKHDDLPEAAFLLVGTIEQAVEKAKKIREEE; from the coding sequence ATGGCTGAATCAAACATAGGAAATATTGTTCAGATAATCGGTCCAGTAGTGGATATCAGATTTGATGAAGAGAATCTTCCTAACCTATTAAATGCCATAAAAATAAAAGGCAAAGATGGAGAAGAAATTACAGTAGAAGTTTCTCAACATATAGGTGATGACATTGTAAGATGTATATCAATGGATTCCACAGATGGATTTGTCAGAGGAATGGAAGCAGTAGATACAGGAGCTCCAATAAGTGTACCAGTAGGAGATAATACATTAGGTAGAATGTTTAATGTTACAGGAGATGCAATAGATGGAAAGGAAAATGTTACAACAGGACCTACATCCCCAATTCACAGAGAAGCACCTCCATTTGAAGAACAACAAACTTCAACAGAAATATTTGAAACTGGAATAAAGGTAGTAGACTTAATATGTCCATATTCTAAAGGTGGTAAAGTAGGTTTATTCGGTGGTGCTGGAGTTGGTAAAACAGTACTTATTCAGGAACTTATAAACAATATAGCAACAGAGCATGGTGGACTTTCAGTATTTGCTGGAGTTGGAGAAAGAACAAGAGAAGGTAATGACCTTTATTATGAAATGAAAGATTCAGGAGTACTTGATAAAACATCTCTAGTATTTGGTCAAATGAATGAGCCACCTGGGGCACGTATGAGAGTTGGACTTACAGGACTTACAATGGCAGAACATTTTAGAGATGAAGCAGGTCAAGATGTACTTTTATTTATAGATAATATATTTAGATTTACACAAGCAGGTTCTGAAGTTTCAGCATTACTTGGACGTATGCCATCTGCAGTTGGTTATCAGCCAACACTTGCAACAGAAATGGGTAGACTTCAAGAGAGAATAACTTCAACTAAAAAAGGATCAATAACATCAATACAAGCAGTATATGTACCAGCAGATGACCTTACTGACCCGGCACCTGCAACAACATTTGCTCATCTTGATGCTACTACAACTCTATCTCGTTCTATATCAGAGCTAGGAATTTATCCTGCAGTTGATCCTCTAGATTCAAACTCTAGAATACTTGATCCACAAATAGTAGGAGAAGAACATTATAATACTGCACGTAGAGTACAGGAGATACTTCAAAAATATAAAGAATTACAAGATATTATAGCGATACTTGGTATGGATGAATTATCAGAAGAAGATAAGATTACAGTTGCACGTGCTAGAAGAATACAACGTTTCTTATCTCAACCATTTACAGTAGCAGAACAATTTACTGGAATAAATGGAGAATATGTACCTTT